Proteins encoded by one window of Halomonas sp. Bachu 37:
- a CDS encoding exodeoxyribonuclease VII small subunit, with protein sequence MSETSNQPQRDFAATVEQLETLVERLESGELTLEDSLAAFEQGVRLTRDAQQRLDDAELKVRALTEGADGSLQVSPFAAPAVPDTSSNESAEGPQEETPPW encoded by the coding sequence ATGAGCGAAACAAGCAACCAACCCCAGCGGGACTTCGCGGCTACCGTCGAGCAGTTGGAAACGCTGGTCGAACGGCTGGAATCCGGCGAGCTGACGCTGGAGGACTCTCTGGCCGCCTTCGAGCAGGGTGTACGTCTGACGCGTGACGCCCAGCAGCGCCTGGATGACGCCGAGCTCAAGGTTCGTGCGCTGACCGAAGGCGCCGACGGGTCACTGCAGGTCAGCCCCTTTGCCGCCCCGGCCGTGCCCGACACTTCGTCCAATGAAAGCGCGGAAGGCCCGCAAGAGGAGACGCCGCCATGGTAG
- the ispA gene encoding (2E,6E)-farnesyl diphosphate synthase: protein MVAATREAPVPAALAASRSRVDATLEALFARDATTPPRLEAAMRHGLLGGGKRLRPLLVYLAGQALGADERDLDAPAAAIELIHAYSLVHDDLPAMDDDDLRRGQPTVHKAFDEATAILAGDALQTLAFEVLAASAHPRLGSLIMTLAHAAGRDGMVAGQVLDLEAVGGHPDVDALARMHAHKTGALIAAAVRLGALVAVDESDPRLDALGRYARAIGLAFQIHDDVLDVTGDTATLGKTSGADAARAKPTYPGLLGLEGARNKAQALVDEAVTALAPLGDAATPLAELARYMIERDH from the coding sequence ATGGTAGCCGCCACCCGCGAGGCGCCGGTACCCGCCGCCCTGGCTGCGTCGCGCAGCCGCGTGGACGCCACGCTCGAGGCACTATTCGCCCGCGATGCCACCACGCCACCACGCCTGGAAGCCGCCATGCGCCACGGCCTGCTGGGCGGTGGCAAGCGGCTGCGTCCGCTGCTGGTCTATCTTGCCGGCCAGGCGCTGGGCGCCGACGAGCGCGACCTCGACGCTCCCGCCGCCGCCATCGAACTGATTCACGCCTACTCGCTGGTGCACGATGACCTGCCGGCGATGGACGACGACGACCTGCGCCGAGGCCAGCCCACGGTACACAAGGCCTTCGATGAAGCCACCGCGATACTGGCGGGAGACGCGCTGCAGACGCTGGCCTTCGAGGTGCTTGCCGCGTCCGCTCACCCCCGCCTGGGCAGTTTGATCATGACCCTGGCCCATGCCGCCGGACGCGACGGCATGGTTGCGGGCCAGGTACTCGACCTGGAAGCGGTGGGCGGCCACCCGGATGTCGACGCCCTGGCGCGCATGCACGCGCACAAGACGGGCGCATTGATCGCCGCCGCCGTACGCCTCGGCGCCCTGGTGGCGGTAGACGAGAGCGACCCGCGCCTGGACGCGCTCGGCCGCTATGCCCGCGCCATCGGCCTGGCCTTTCAGATCCACGACGACGTGCTGGATGTGACCGGCGATACCGCCACCCTGGGCAAGACCTCCGGCGCCGACGCCGCCCGCGCCAAACCGACCTATCCCGGCCTGCTGGGCCTGGAAGGCGCCCGCAACAAGGCACAGGCCCTGGTAGACGAGGCCGTGACCGCCCTGGCACCGCTGGGCGATGCCGCTACGCCACTGGCCGAACTGGCCCGTTACATGATCGAGCGCGACCACTGA
- the dxs gene encoding 1-deoxy-D-xylulose-5-phosphate synthase, protein MKLFDEIPRERPATPLLDTFDHPAALRAMNDKQLAQLADELRAYLLYSVGQSGGHFGAGLGVVELTVALHHAFHTPEDRLVWDVGHQAYPHKILTGRRDAMPGIRQYGGLAAFPRRTESEYDTFGVGHSSTSISAALGMALAAKAQGRQRRVCAVIGDGALTAGMAFEALAHAGHVNANLLVVLNDNEMSISENVGGMATYLARVLSSKPYLKIREEGKRVLSHLPGALELARRTEEHMKGMVSPATLFEEMGFHYIGPIDGHDLETLTQTLHNLRDLDGPQFLHIKTVKGKGFLPAEADQIGYHAITKLEKSSETAPLKPTATLKPKPKPKKYCNVFGDWLCDMAAVDERLIGITPAMREGSDLIRFSQEYAERYFDVAIAEQHAVTLAAGMACEGMKPVVAIYSTFLQRGYDQLIHDVAVQHLDVTFAIDRAGVVGEDGPTHHGSMDLSYLRCIPGMVILAPADEAECRAMLSAAYHHPGPAAVRYPRGTGPGVVIPESLAPLAIGKAEPPRRLAGQNGQDGPRIALLAFGSMNDAAADVAERLDAAHINMRSIKPLDREAVLAAADEHELIVTLEENVVAGGAGSAVNELLAAEGSQVETLNLGLPDVFVEHGTPAQLLADCGLDADGIERAIRLRLP, encoded by the coding sequence ATGAAGCTGTTCGACGAGATTCCCCGCGAGCGCCCGGCCACGCCGTTGCTCGATACCTTCGACCACCCCGCCGCGCTGCGGGCGATGAACGACAAGCAGCTGGCCCAACTGGCCGATGAGCTGCGCGCCTACCTGCTCTACAGTGTCGGCCAGAGCGGCGGCCACTTCGGCGCCGGGCTTGGCGTGGTGGAGCTTACCGTGGCGCTGCACCACGCCTTCCACACCCCCGAGGACCGGCTGGTGTGGGACGTCGGTCATCAGGCCTATCCGCACAAGATCCTCACCGGGCGCCGCGACGCGATGCCGGGAATCCGCCAGTACGGCGGCCTGGCCGCCTTCCCCCGGCGAACCGAGTCCGAATACGACACCTTCGGCGTGGGCCACTCCAGCACCTCGATCTCGGCGGCGCTGGGTATGGCCCTGGCGGCCAAGGCCCAGGGCCGCCAGCGGCGGGTCTGCGCGGTGATCGGCGATGGCGCCCTCACCGCCGGCATGGCGTTCGAAGCCTTGGCCCATGCCGGGCATGTCAACGCCAACCTGCTGGTGGTGCTCAACGACAACGAGATGTCGATTTCCGAGAACGTCGGCGGCATGGCCACCTATCTGGCCCGGGTGCTATCCAGCAAGCCGTATCTGAAAATCCGCGAGGAGGGCAAACGCGTGCTCTCGCACCTGCCCGGCGCCCTGGAACTGGCCCGGCGCACCGAAGAGCACATGAAGGGCATGGTCAGCCCGGCCACGCTGTTCGAGGAGATGGGCTTTCATTATATCGGCCCCATCGACGGCCACGACCTGGAAACCCTGACCCAGACGCTGCACAACCTTCGTGACCTGGACGGCCCTCAGTTTCTGCATATCAAGACCGTCAAGGGCAAAGGCTTCCTGCCCGCCGAGGCCGACCAGATCGGCTACCACGCGATCACCAAACTGGAAAAGAGTAGCGAAACGGCACCGCTCAAGCCGACGGCTACGCTCAAGCCCAAGCCTAAGCCCAAGAAATACTGCAACGTCTTCGGTGATTGGCTGTGCGACATGGCCGCCGTCGACGAGCGCCTGATCGGCATTACCCCGGCGATGCGCGAAGGCTCCGACCTGATTCGCTTCTCCCAGGAGTATGCCGAGCGTTATTTCGACGTGGCCATCGCCGAGCAGCACGCGGTGACGCTTGCCGCCGGGATGGCCTGCGAGGGCATGAAGCCGGTGGTGGCGATCTATTCGACCTTCCTGCAGCGCGGCTACGATCAGTTGATCCATGATGTCGCCGTACAGCACCTCGATGTCACCTTTGCCATCGACCGCGCCGGTGTGGTCGGCGAAGACGGTCCCACGCACCACGGCAGCATGGACCTCTCCTACCTGCGCTGCATACCCGGCATGGTGATTCTGGCCCCGGCCGATGAAGCCGAATGCCGTGCCATGCTCAGCGCTGCCTACCATCATCCCGGTCCCGCCGCGGTACGCTACCCTCGCGGTACCGGCCCGGGTGTGGTCATCCCGGAAAGTCTGGCGCCGCTGGCGATCGGCAAGGCCGAGCCGCCGCGTCGGCTTGCCGGACAAAACGGACAGGACGGGCCGCGCATCGCCCTGCTCGCCTTCGGCAGCATGAACGATGCAGCGGCGGACGTGGCCGAGCGCCTGGACGCCGCTCATATCAACATGCGCTCGATCAAACCCCTGGATCGCGAGGCCGTACTCGCCGCCGCCGACGAGCACGAGCTGATCGTCACCCTGGAGGAGAACGTCGTGGCGGGGGGCGCCGGCAGTGCCGTCAACGAACTGCTGGCCGCCGAAGGCAGCCAGGTGGAAACCCTCAACCTCGGCCTGCCCGATGTCTTCGTCGAGCACGGCACTCCGGCACAACTGCTTGCCGACTGCGGCCTGGACGCGGACGGTATCGAACGCGCCATTCGGCTCCGACTGCCATGA
- the djlA gene encoding co-chaperone DjlA — MLFLIILFGLIGLAVGGPLGLLIGGGLGWWLGRRIRLRLNSARMRIQEGFLDSIFSVMGCLCQADGKVTDGELSVAEKLFDQMRLQGEQRAKARAAFERGRADNFDLDAELASVNRLTRHQPVMRQVFLQVQLSAIAADGVLHPAEHEMILRVARGVGCSEAEVQQIEAMLHGGAANSQGASEEALKDAYRVLGVSEDASDAELKKAYRRLMSQNHPDKLAGKGLPESMREVAQARTSEIGNAYERIRQARGN, encoded by the coding sequence ATGTTGTTTCTGATTATCCTGTTCGGCCTGATCGGCCTTGCCGTCGGCGGCCCGCTGGGGCTCTTGATTGGCGGCGGCCTGGGCTGGTGGCTGGGGCGGCGCATCCGCCTGCGCCTCAATAGCGCGCGGATGCGCATCCAGGAAGGTTTCCTCGATTCGATCTTCTCCGTGATGGGCTGCCTGTGCCAGGCCGACGGCAAGGTGACCGACGGCGAGCTGAGCGTGGCCGAGAAACTCTTCGATCAGATGCGCCTGCAAGGCGAGCAGCGCGCCAAGGCGCGAGCCGCTTTCGAGCGTGGCCGCGCCGACAATTTCGATCTCGACGCGGAACTCGCCAGCGTCAATCGCCTGACCCGGCACCAACCGGTGATGCGCCAGGTCTTTCTCCAGGTTCAGCTTTCCGCCATCGCCGCCGACGGCGTACTCCATCCCGCCGAGCACGAGATGATCCTGCGCGTGGCCCGCGGCGTGGGTTGCAGCGAAGCGGAAGTGCAGCAGATCGAAGCGATGCTCCACGGCGGCGCCGCCAACTCCCAGGGCGCCAGCGAGGAGGCGCTCAAGGATGCCTACCGCGTGCTGGGGGTCTCGGAAGACGCCAGCGATGCCGAACTCAAGAAGGCCTACCGCCGCCTGATGAGCCAGAACCACCCCGACAAGCTCGCCGGCAAGGGCCTTCCCGAAAGCATGCGCGAGGTGGCCCAGGCGCGCACCAGCGAAATCGGCAATGCCTACGAGCGCATCCGCCAGGCGCGGGGCAATTGA
- the trhA gene encoding PAQR family membrane homeostasis protein TrhA: MGDAYNDMPGEFSVSEERLHSISHGIGAVLSLLGMAALLVAASLAAHIDPWKLLSFSLYSATLVLLYTVSTLYHGIRHPRWKRFFQHFDHCAIYLLIAGTYTPFLLVNMRGPTGWTLFAVVWTMALAGIACKLLWPQRLAVLRVVIYLAMGWLIVLASGELAASLPATGIVLLVAGGLTYTVGVIFYAVRAIPYNHAIWHVFVIAGSVCHYFAVYSAVLPHTASA; this comes from the coding sequence ATGGGCGATGCGTACAATGACATGCCGGGTGAATTCAGCGTCAGCGAAGAGCGCCTGCATAGCATTTCCCATGGCATCGGTGCGGTGCTGAGTTTGCTGGGAATGGCCGCGCTATTGGTGGCGGCGAGCTTGGCAGCCCATATTGATCCCTGGAAGCTCCTCAGCTTCAGCTTGTATAGCGCCACGCTGGTACTGTTATATACCGTCTCGACGCTATACCACGGTATACGCCACCCGCGTTGGAAGCGGTTTTTTCAGCACTTCGATCACTGCGCCATTTATTTGCTGATTGCGGGCACCTATACCCCTTTCCTGCTGGTCAATATGCGCGGACCAACCGGTTGGACACTGTTCGCCGTCGTCTGGACGATGGCGCTGGCGGGTATCGCGTGCAAGTTGCTCTGGCCTCAGCGTCTGGCGGTCCTGCGCGTGGTGATTTACCTGGCAATGGGGTGGCTGATCGTCCTGGCCTCGGGAGAGTTGGCGGCCAGTCTGCCAGCGACCGGCATCGTTCTGCTCGTCGCCGGCGGCCTTACCTATACGGTTGGCGTCATCTTCTACGCGGTGCGCGCCATTCCGTATAACCATGCCATCTGGCACGTATTCGTCATTGCCGGCAGCGTCTGTCACTACTTTGCCGTTTATAGCGCCGTGTTGCCGCACACGGCTTCTGCGTAG
- a CDS encoding zinc-dependent alcohol dehydrogenase produces the protein MKALCWHGKNDVRYDTVPDPEIEHPRDAIVNVSSCAICGSDLHLYDHFIPGMESGDVLGHEFMGEVMEVGSETKNLKVGDRVVVPFTIFCGECEQCRRGNYSVCERSNRNKSLADKVFGHGGAGLFGYSHLTGGYAGGQAEYVRVPFADTTHIKVPDTLTDEQVLFLGDIFPTGWQAAVQCDIQPTDTVVIWGAGPVGQFCIRSAVLLGARQVVVIDNVPERLSMAEAGGAITINFDHESVLGRLQDLTNGKGPEKCIDAVGLEAHVTRTPDSVYDRVKQAMMMESDRAHVLREMIYVCRPAGVLSIPGVYGGLVDKIPMGALMNKGLTVRTGQTHVNRWTDDLLRRIDEGQIDPSFVITHSVGLDQGPEMYKTFREKQDGCVKVILKP, from the coding sequence ATGAAAGCACTTTGCTGGCACGGCAAGAACGACGTTCGCTACGATACGGTTCCAGACCCGGAAATCGAGCATCCCCGCGATGCCATCGTCAACGTCAGCAGCTGTGCAATCTGCGGCTCCGATCTTCACCTCTACGATCACTTCATCCCCGGCATGGAATCCGGGGACGTGCTCGGTCATGAGTTCATGGGCGAGGTGATGGAGGTCGGCAGCGAAACGAAGAACCTTAAAGTCGGCGACCGGGTCGTGGTGCCCTTTACCATCTTCTGCGGCGAATGCGAGCAGTGTCGGCGGGGCAACTATTCGGTGTGCGAACGCTCGAACCGCAACAAGTCGTTGGCCGACAAGGTGTTCGGCCATGGCGGCGCGGGGCTTTTCGGTTACTCCCACCTCACCGGGGGTTATGCCGGCGGTCAGGCGGAATACGTGCGGGTGCCTTTCGCCGACACCACCCATATCAAGGTACCGGATACCCTGACCGACGAGCAGGTCCTGTTTCTCGGCGACATCTTTCCCACCGGCTGGCAGGCGGCGGTGCAGTGCGATATCCAGCCCACCGATACGGTGGTGATCTGGGGTGCCGGCCCCGTGGGCCAGTTCTGCATTCGCAGCGCCGTCCTGCTGGGGGCGCGCCAGGTGGTCGTGATCGATAACGTGCCCGAACGCCTTTCCATGGCCGAGGCGGGCGGCGCCATCACCATCAACTTTGACCACGAAAGCGTACTCGGCCGCTTGCAGGATTTGACCAACGGCAAGGGGCCGGAGAAGTGCATCGATGCGGTCGGCCTCGAGGCTCATGTGACGCGCACCCCGGATTCCGTCTACGACCGCGTCAAGCAGGCCATGATGATGGAGAGTGATAGGGCGCACGTGCTGCGCGAGATGATTTATGTCTGCCGTCCCGCAGGCGTGCTGTCGATCCCCGGTGTCTACGGCGGTCTCGTCGACAAGATTCCCATGGGCGCATTGATGAACAAGGGGTTGACGGTGCGTACCGGTCAGACCCACGTCAACCGCTGGACCGACGATCTGCTGCGGCGCATCGATGAAGGTCAGATCGATCCCTCGTTTGTCATCACGCACTCCGTCGGTCTCGACCAGGGGCCAGAAATGTACAAGACATTCCGCGAAAAACAGGATGGTTGCGTCAAGGTGATTCTCAAGCCTTGA
- the ribA gene encoding GTP cyclohydrolase II codes for MHGFEDDATGKDHIALTLGDIADGEPVLGRVHSECLTGDALFSMRCDCGYQLQEALKRIADEGRGVLLYLRQEGRGIGLLNKIRAYHLQDEGADTVEANERLGFGADMRRYDLCVPMLDHLGVSALKLMTNNPRKVDALTRDGVIISERLPITTGLNPHNEHYLSTKAGKLGHMMVLGDFTQASDIDIERKG; via the coding sequence ATGCATGGCTTCGAGGACGATGCCACCGGCAAGGACCACATCGCCTTGACCCTGGGCGATATCGCCGATGGCGAGCCGGTGCTCGGCCGTGTACATTCCGAATGCCTCACCGGCGATGCGCTGTTTTCCATGCGTTGCGATTGCGGCTATCAGTTGCAGGAAGCGCTCAAGCGAATCGCCGATGAAGGGCGGGGCGTGCTGCTCTACCTGCGCCAGGAGGGCCGCGGGATCGGCCTGCTCAACAAGATCCGCGCCTACCACCTGCAGGACGAGGGCGCCGACACCGTGGAAGCCAACGAGCGGCTGGGGTTCGGTGCCGACATGCGCCGTTACGATTTGTGCGTGCCGATGCTCGACCACCTCGGTGTCAGCGCCCTCAAGCTGATGACCAACAATCCGCGCAAGGTGGATGCCCTGACCCGCGACGGCGTGATCATCAGCGAGCGCCTGCCGATCACTACCGGATTGAATCCGCACAATGAGCACTATCTTTCCACCAAGGCGGGTAAACTCGGCCACATGATGGTATTGGGAGATTTTACCCAGGCCAGCGATATCGACATCGAACGCAAGGGGTGA
- the hemE gene encoding uroporphyrinogen decarboxylase codes for MSSQELHNDRFLRALARQPVDRTPVWMMRQAGRYLPEYRASRADAGSFMDLCRNHDLACEVTLQPLERYPLDAAILFSDILTIPDAMGLGLYFETGEGPKFRKTVRTPDEVAALTPPDAERDLDYVMRAVSTIRRELNGRVPLIGFSGSPWTLATYMVEGGSSKDFRHIKTMLYDTPDTMHQLLDTLAQAVTDYLNAQIRAGAQAVQIFDTWGGALSTPAYLEFSLRYMEQIVAGLIREHDGRRVPVILFTKNGGQWLEHIAAAGSDALGLDWSTELSDARERVGHKVALQGNLDPNVLFARPSAIRAEVARVLDSYGAGPGHVFNLGHGISQFTNPDNVTAFMDALHELSPRYHRNIPSTPSDTCPGAPS; via the coding sequence ATGTCCAGCCAAGAGCTTCACAACGACCGCTTCCTACGCGCCCTGGCGCGCCAGCCCGTGGACCGTACGCCGGTATGGATGATGCGCCAGGCAGGGCGCTACCTGCCGGAATACCGTGCCTCACGTGCCGATGCCGGCAGTTTCATGGATCTGTGCCGCAACCATGACCTGGCCTGTGAAGTCACCCTGCAGCCGCTGGAGCGCTATCCGCTGGATGCCGCCATCCTGTTTTCGGACATTCTCACCATCCCCGATGCCATGGGGCTCGGCCTCTACTTCGAGACCGGCGAAGGACCCAAATTCCGCAAGACCGTGCGCACCCCCGACGAGGTCGCGGCGCTCACCCCGCCCGACGCCGAGCGCGACCTGGACTACGTGATGCGCGCCGTTTCCACCATCCGCCGCGAACTCAACGGTCGCGTGCCGCTGATCGGCTTCTCCGGCAGCCCCTGGACCCTGGCGACCTACATGGTCGAGGGCGGGTCGAGCAAGGATTTCCGCCACATCAAGACCATGCTCTACGATACGCCGGATACCATGCACCAATTGCTGGATACGCTGGCGCAAGCGGTGACCGATTACCTGAATGCGCAGATTCGCGCCGGCGCTCAGGCGGTGCAGATATTCGATACCTGGGGCGGCGCGCTTTCCACCCCGGCCTACCTGGAATTCTCGCTGCGCTACATGGAGCAGATCGTCGCCGGCCTGATCCGCGAGCACGACGGACGCCGCGTGCCGGTCATCCTGTTCACCAAGAACGGCGGCCAGTGGCTTGAGCACATCGCCGCGGCCGGCAGTGACGCCCTGGGCCTGGACTGGTCGACCGAACTCTCCGACGCCCGCGAGCGGGTCGGCCATAAGGTGGCGCTGCAGGGCAACCTGGACCCCAATGTGCTGTTCGCCCGGCCCTCGGCCATTCGTGCCGAAGTCGCCCGGGTGCTGGACAGCTACGGTGCGGGGCCGGGCCATGTGTTCAACCTGGGCCACGGCATCAGCCAGTTCACCAATCCGGATAACGTCACTGCCTTCATGGACGCCTTGCACGAGCTGAGCCCTCGCTACCACCGCAATATTCCCTCGACCCCCAGCGACACTTGCCCGGGAGCCCCGTCATGA
- the speE gene encoding polyamine aminopropyltransferase gives MNRPLDETWFTEVFDSQGSAFSLKVNEKLLDVQSPYQHLEVYATQTFGNLMVLDGCVMLTDRDNFLYHEMIAHPALFTHQNPRRVVIIGGGDCGTLKEVLRHPGVEKVTQIDIDEEVTKAAERFFPALTESNDDPRAELLFADGVKWVDEADDASIDVLIIDSTDPVGPAEGLFKTDFLKRCHRILKPGGVMVQQSESPLYHSGSIIRELRRDMQAAGFDSVATLPFPQPVYPSGWWSVTLAGKDCDVCDFREQAAAESAMALLYYTPEAHRGALTLPPFMRQAFDV, from the coding sequence ATGAACCGTCCCCTCGATGAAACGTGGTTCACCGAAGTCTTCGATAGCCAAGGCAGCGCCTTCTCGCTCAAGGTGAACGAGAAACTGCTCGACGTGCAGAGCCCCTATCAGCATCTGGAAGTCTACGCGACCCAGACCTTTGGTAACCTGATGGTGCTGGATGGCTGCGTGATGCTTACTGATCGCGACAACTTTCTCTATCATGAGATGATCGCCCATCCTGCGCTTTTCACTCATCAGAACCCCAGGCGCGTGGTGATCATCGGTGGTGGCGACTGCGGCACGCTGAAAGAAGTGCTGCGTCATCCCGGCGTGGAGAAAGTGACCCAGATCGATATCGACGAGGAAGTGACCAAGGCCGCCGAACGCTTCTTCCCGGCGCTCACCGAGTCGAACGACGACCCGCGTGCGGAGCTCTTGTTCGCCGATGGGGTGAAGTGGGTGGACGAGGCCGACGATGCCAGTATCGACGTGCTGATCATCGATTCCACCGACCCGGTGGGGCCAGCGGAAGGCTTGTTCAAGACCGACTTCCTCAAGCGCTGCCACCGCATTCTCAAACCGGGCGGCGTGATGGTGCAGCAGAGCGAATCTCCGCTCTACCACAGCGGCTCGATCATTCGCGAGCTGCGCCGCGACATGCAGGCAGCCGGCTTCGACAGCGTGGCAACGCTGCCCTTCCCGCAGCCAGTCTACCCTTCGGGCTGGTGGAGCGTGACGCTGGCGGGCAAGGATTGCGATGTCTGCGATTTCCGCGAGCAGGCAGCGGCAGAAAGCGCGATGGCACTACTCTACTACACCCCCGAGGCTCACCGAGGCGCCCTGACCCTACCTCCGTTCATGCGCCAGGCCTTCGATGTCTGA
- a CDS encoding amino acid ABC transporter substrate-binding protein: MSAKLLMGTGAALLLGPVIAQAATLDDVRERDSLRCGVNAAQPGFSSLDDDDQYRGLDTDVCRAVAAAALGDAEKVQFVPLDSVERFTALQSGEVDLLSRTTTWTSHRDTTMGVNFTGVSYYDGQAFMVASDLGVQSATELDGAAVCTQSGTTSELNLADYFQVNDMEYEAVVFDSPEQSIAGFEAGRCDVLSSDASQLYGQRMHLDNPDSAVVLPEIISKEPLGPAVLQGDDQWFNIVKWSLFAMLNAEEYGITSANVDDMRGSDDPNVARILGKDDNYGEGMGLEADWAYNIIKQVGNYAEVYDRNVGEGSDFNIARGLNALWVDGGIQYAPPIR, encoded by the coding sequence ATGTCTGCCAAGTTATTGATGGGAACGGGTGCCGCCCTGCTGCTGGGGCCGGTCATTGCCCAGGCGGCGACGCTGGACGATGTGCGCGAGCGCGACTCGCTACGCTGCGGCGTGAACGCGGCACAACCGGGTTTCTCCTCGCTGGATGACGACGACCAGTATCGCGGCCTGGATACCGATGTCTGCCGCGCCGTGGCCGCCGCCGCGCTCGGTGACGCCGAAAAGGTACAGTTCGTGCCGCTGGATTCGGTGGAGCGCTTTACCGCGCTGCAGTCCGGCGAAGTGGACCTGCTCTCGCGTACCACTACCTGGACCTCCCATCGCGACACCACCATGGGAGTCAATTTCACCGGGGTCAGCTATTACGATGGCCAGGCCTTCATGGTAGCCAGCGACCTGGGCGTGCAGAGTGCCACTGAGCTCGACGGAGCGGCGGTATGCACCCAGTCCGGCACCACCAGCGAACTGAATCTGGCGGACTATTTCCAGGTCAATGACATGGAATACGAAGCGGTGGTGTTCGACTCCCCCGAGCAGTCGATTGCCGGCTTCGAGGCAGGCCGCTGTGATGTACTGAGTTCGGATGCTTCCCAGCTGTATGGCCAGCGAATGCACCTGGATAATCCCGATTCGGCCGTGGTGCTGCCGGAGATCATCTCCAAGGAGCCCCTCGGCCCGGCCGTTCTCCAGGGTGACGACCAGTGGTTCAATATCGTCAAATGGTCGCTGTTCGCCATGCTCAATGCCGAGGAGTACGGCATCACCAGCGCCAATGTCGACGACATGCGGGGCTCCGACGATCCCAATGTGGCTCGCATTCTGGGCAAGGACGACAATTACGGCGAAGGCATGGGGCTGGAGGCAGACTGGGCTTACAACATCATCAAGCAAGTCGGTAATTATGCCGAAGTCTACGACCGCAATGTCGGGGAAGGCTCCGATTTCAATATTGCCCGGGGCTTGAACGCCTTGTGGGTGGATGGCGGCATCCAGTACGCCCCGCCAATCCGCTGA
- a CDS encoding amino acid ABC transporter substrate-binding protein, translating to MLNKKHLVMLASAGALTLTGMATTAQADTLEDTREQGSVQCGVSDGLPGFSAPDDEGNWQGLDVDVCRAVAAAVLGDADAVDYISLNAVERFTALQSGEVDVLSRNTTWTTTRDTTLGLNFTGVTFYDGIGFMINRDLGISSAEELDGAAICVQSGTTTELNVADYFRAKNMEFDPIVFDTSEQTVGGYQAGRCDVLTSDTSQLAALRIQLDNPEGSMILPEIISKEPLGPVVRQGDDTWFNIVKWSLFAMINAEEYGINSDNVDEMMESEDPNIARILGQDDNYGEAMGLDADWAYQIIKQVGNYGEIFDRNVGPNSPLEIERGVNALWTEGGIMYAPPIR from the coding sequence ATGCTGAACAAGAAACACCTAGTAATGCTGGCTTCCGCCGGTGCCTTGACCCTGACGGGCATGGCCACGACAGCCCAAGCTGACACACTGGAAGACACCCGGGAACAGGGCTCGGTTCAGTGCGGCGTCAGTGACGGCTTGCCGGGTTTTTCCGCGCCGGACGATGAAGGCAACTGGCAAGGACTGGATGTCGATGTCTGCCGCGCCGTGGCCGCTGCCGTACTCGGCGATGCCGACGCGGTGGACTACATCTCGCTGAACGCCGTCGAACGCTTCACCGCGCTGCAGTCCGGTGAAGTCGACGTACTGTCGCGCAATACCACCTGGACCACCACCCGCGACACCACCCTGGGGTTGAACTTCACTGGTGTAACGTTCTATGACGGTATCGGTTTCATGATCAACCGGGACCTGGGAATTAGCAGTGCCGAGGAGCTCGACGGAGCCGCCATCTGCGTTCAATCCGGCACCACCACCGAACTCAATGTGGCCGATTACTTCCGGGCCAAGAACATGGAATTCGACCCGATCGTCTTCGACACCTCCGAACAGACCGTGGGCGGCTACCAGGCCGGCCGTTGTGACGTGCTGACCTCGGACACTTCCCAGCTGGCCGCGCTGCGCATCCAGCTCGATAATCCGGAAGGCTCCATGATCCTGCCGGAAATCATTTCCAAGGAACCGCTGGGTCCGGTGGTACGCCAAGGCGACGATACCTGGTTCAACATCGTCAAGTGGTCGCTGTTCGCCATGATCAATGCCGAGGAATACGGCATCAACAGCGACAACGTCGACGAGATGATGGAGTCGGAAGATCCCAATATCGCGCGTATCCTCGGCCAGGATGACAATTACGGCGAGGCTATGGGCCTTGATGCTGACTGGGCTTACCAGATCATCAAGCAGGTGGGTAACTACGGCGAAATCTTCGACCGTAACGTAGGTCCGAATTCACCGCTGGAAATCGAGCGTGGAGTCAACGCTCTGTGGACAGAGGGTGGCATCATGTACGCTCCCCCGATTCGCTAA